TTTGCATCTGGCTACTCCCCTGGAAAATGAGAGATAGTAGGGCCGCCTTGTGTCAGGGATATGACGCTGGCCGGACTTGTTCAAGGAAAGTCTAGAGGGTAGCCTCTAGCGAGACAACAAGTGCCAGCGCACACTTGCAGAAAACTGGGCATAATGGGTTTCCCAATTTCCTACACTGCGAGGCTGCCATGATAGAAGTCCACCACTTAAAAGAATCACGCTCACGCCGTATTACCTGGTTGCTGGAAGAACTGGGGCTGGATTACACCGTCATCTCTTACGACCGTGATCCCAAGACCCGTCTGGCACCGCCGGAACTGCAAAAGATACACCCGCTGGGCAAGGCGCCTGTCGTGCGTGACAAGGATCAGACCCTGATCGAATCAGGTGCCATCATCGACTACCTGATACGCACCTATGGCAATGGCCGCCTGGCACCTGCCATGGGCACGACTGACTACAACCGCTATGTGCAGTTCCTGCACTATGCTGAAGGTTCAGCCATGTTGCCGCTACTGTTGAAGTTGTATGTAGGTCGCCTGGGTGACGCCGGTGCACCATTGCATCCACGTATCAACGGCGAAATCGCCAACCATTTCAGCTACCTGAATGCTGAGCTGGAAGACCGTGATTACTTCGTTGGCGACAGCCTGACGGGTGCCGACATACAATTGTCTTTCGCCGTACAGTCAGCCGTGCGCGGTGCTGGCTGTGAAGCCTTCCCCAACCTGACCCGCTTTGTCGATATGGTAGCGGCTCGTCCTGCCTATCAAAAAGCAGTAGAGAAATATAGCGAGTAATCGCTTTAGATGCAGTTCGTGGATTGACAGCTACGATTGCATGCTCTATCTTCGCAATGCGGCGGACCCTGCAAGCTGGCGCTCAGACGCAAGTCCATAGTGCCTCTGCGGGGTTACCCCGTGGGATAAATTTACCTGGTATTTCATCGCGTGAGCCGCCCTGCATTCCATGCAGACTGGCTCACACTACACGAGACTGGTTGCAGGCTCTCCGCCGCCCCGCTGCCGACGATCATACACCACTGCCTTCACTCATGGACAATCCCAAACAGGTCGCCTTAGCCATTGCCGATGCCTTATTGGCAGGTGAATGCAGCCATATCGCCCTGATGAAAAACATGAGCTGGGTATTGGGCAGGAAATGGCCGTGGATACCATCGCTGTGTCAAAAAATTGAACAGCATGCTGGCCCGCATTTTTATCATTACAGCCGCCATGAAATGGCAGCCTTGATACTGGACGATCATGGCTACTCCAGTGCCTGGCGCGACGGGGAAAAACCGCAAATCAAACAGTATTGCCTGCAGCCAGCGATCGCCCCTGAAAAACCGGCATGGCTGCAAGCCCTGGCTTTACCTGAATTTAATAACTCCGCTGATTTGGCCAAACACCTGAACCTGACTGTCAATGAACTGGCCTGGTTTGCGGATCAATGGCGACAGGATGCGCAGGCAGCACCACAACTCGGACACTATCATTACCGCTGGCTGGAAAAAGCAAGCGGCGGCTGGCGCTTGCTGGAAATACCCAAGTCGCGCCTGCGCCATATACAAAGAAAAATCCTGCAACAGATATTGAACAAGGTGCCGCCACATGCGGCAGCGCAGGCATTTCAACATGGCCGCTCGAGCATCAGCCATGCGACACAACACACGGGGAAACGTGTCGTGGTCAGGCTGGATTTGAAGGATTTTTTTACGAGCATCCCAGGTTCACGCCTGCATGCCCTGTTCACCAAACTGGGCTATCCAGAAAAAGTGGCGGGTACGCTGGCACGTCTGTGCAGCAACCGCACACCCACTGCTATCGTCAAAGACAAAACCCGCTGTCCATTTGCTCAAGTCAGCTCTGCTCATCTATTGCGCAGCCCACATCTGCCACAGGGTGCAGCGACCTCCCCTGCCCTCGCCAATCTATGTGCTTACCGTCTCGATATACGCCTGCAAGCTTTGGCGGATAGCATGCAGGCCAGTTATAGTCGCTATGCAGATGACCTGACATTTTCTGGTGATGAAGAATTTGAGCAAAGCCTGCAGCGTTTTATCCCACAGGTGGCGACCATCGTGCTGGAAGAAGGTTTTGTATTGAATTACAAAAAGACCCGCATCATGCGGGCCTCAACCAGACAGCAAGTCACCGGCATCGTCGTCAACAACCACTGCAATATCAAACGCAGCGATTTTGATACCCTGAAAGCCATACTGACCAACTGCCTGCGCCACAATCCAGCGTCGCAAAACCGTGAAGGACATGCCAATTTTCGCGCTCATCTGGCAGGCAAGCTTGCCTATATGCGCATGATCAATCCGGCGCGCACGGCAAAGCTACAAACCCTGTTTGAGCAGATTAACTGGTCAGACACACCAGTTATGACTTGACTTTGGCTTAACGACGGATTGCCGCCCAAGCCAGCATCGTCCATCCCGCCAGAAAAGCCACCCCACCTATGGGTGTAATCGCCCCCAGTATGCGTATGCCAGTCAATGCCAGCGCATACAGGCTGCCACTGAAAATAATAATCCCGGCCAGCATGGCCCAGGCCGCCTTGCGCAACAGGGCATTATCCTGCTGCTGCAACATGATGCCCAGCGCCAGCATGCCCAGGCCATGCACCATCTGGTAAGTCACTGCCGTTTGCCAGATAGCCAGCATGTCGGCACTCAGCATTTGCTTCAAGCCATGTGCACCAAAGGCACCGGCAGCCACGCCTATGAACATGAGGATGGCGGCAGTAGCGATGAAAGAACGTGCTTGCATATCGGCGGCAGGAAATTGGATGAAAACAGCATTGTAAGGCAAGGCGCAAAAAAAGAAATTTTTGCGCGCATGGTACTTCTCACAGAATGCATGGATAATTGTATTCCACTCACATCAGCGATTCGTCCATATTTTCATTTTATGCAGGTAAGAGCATGACAAGTTTTTCTGGTATTTTGATTTTCAGCCTATTGTTTGGCAGCTTGCACCAGACTGTATCTGCGCAAACCATAGAAAGCATCCCTTTAGGTGTGCAAGAAGTAGAAAATACTACGGTGGAAGAGTATGGCAAAACTTATTTTGGTGCTGAAAAAGGCAGTATCAAATCCTGGCAAGTTTTATTGTGGGATGGTGAAAAATTATCCTGCAGCCCTTTCCAGGGTTTCCGCAAGAAGGCGTTGCCATTTAACTGGGACAGACAAGATGCAAAAAACTTTCTCATAGAACCTGTCGTTCCTGAATCAGCCTTATTCATACTCAAAGGCTTAGGTACTACACCAATCCAGAAAACAAGCGCGTTTTGCCAAAATGGGACAACGATAAAAGAAACCATCCGGGAGGGCTGGAAAAAAGCCGTCAGCCTCGACGCAAAAAAACTGGAGCTGCGTGCAGTTTACCAAAAGAGCGCCGATGCAAAAATCTTGCCAGGGTCAATGCAACTACTGATGAGTGTTCCCGGCAAACCCGATAGCATCATACTGGATCGTGCATTTGGCATGATTTTTAGTGAGCAGAAACTCATGTGGTATGGCGATCTCAATGGCGACGGACTACCAGACTTTTTGATACAGAGAACTTTAATCACGGGAGAAACCGACTACATTCTTTCTGTCAGCAACACCAACTGGCAATACACCGTGCTTGGCATCACTATTGATAGCGACAAGCCTGATATGGGATTCTCTTCCGGTGTCGGTGAGGCAGATTATCAGGAATCACAATTACTGAATTCACCACGGCCTTATCCGGTTTATACGCTGCCACAAACAACGGTCACTGCGTCTGGGCAAGAGAAGGCGCGCAAAATGGCGAAATCTGGTGCCATGACTGTCTCTGATTTATTGCTGGTTAACCGCACGGTAAGTGAAAATGCCAATGCAGACAGTGAGGAAGCACCCAAGATCTCGCTGCAACCAGCAAAAGCAGAAATCAAACGCGATCTGGTATTCAGCTTTGATGAAGAAAAATATCGCCTGCTAGTAGAAGAACTACCTGTATTCTGCGAACAAGTCCATGGCCCCGCCTACATTTCACAATTATATTATGGTGCCTACGGAGGCTGCCCACGCAGTCTGGTAATCAGTCTCTATCACAAAGGAAAACGTCAGGTCTTGTTGGTAGCCAAACCTTATCAGGAAGACCCCATGTCCGTGACGGCCGGAGACCTCGATGGCAGCGGCATCTTGTCCATCGCCCTGAGCTGGCAGCCTCACTATAATAACGGCATGTACAATCAGTGGAAAAAGACCAATGATGGGACGAGAATCATGAAACGCGTTTCGGTATTTCAATCACAGGGATGTTGAAATCATGATCAAAAAATTCTTGTGCCTGACTTTTTTCCTCTTTACAGCAACAAGTGCAGTTGCCCAGTCGCGTTACGCCATTATCGAAACGTCGGAAGGAAACATCAAAATAGAATTGAATGCCAGACAGTCGCCAAAAACAGTTGCTGCTTTTATTAAATATGTAAAGGCGGGAGTATACAAAAACAGCATCATTCATCGTGCCGTAAAAGATTTTTTGATACAAGGTGGTGAATTGGCAAAAGCAACTGAAAGTGGAGGGAATATATCCCTGCGAGCAGATTTTGCTCTGCCAATTTTTGCTCCAGAAGTAAAGAATGGCCTCAAAAATCAACGCGGCACAATAGCGATGTCCACAACCAAAGTAGGCAATAGAGTATCTGTGCCCACAGGTTTCTTTATTAACCTCAAGGACAATCAATTTCTTGACTATTACCTTTATGAGAAAGAGACCATGGTGCCTACCCTGGCGGGCCCACAGCTAGCTCCTGCGGGCACTGAGATCAGCGGCTATGCCGTATTTGGTCGTGTAGTTGAAGGTATGGCTGTCGCAGATCAGATCGCTCAAACTGCAGTTGAAGTACGTAACTCATACGAGCATATGCCCGTGCAGGAAATTGTGATCAAACAGATTCGCCTTAGCGATAAATAATGTTGACTACTAGCGAGTAGAAGCAAGAATTTTCTAATACGATTTTTAAAACCAGGCTAACAAACAAAACAGGTCGCCCGTGAGCGACCTGTTTTTTTGCGACTATCTTAGATCAAGCAATATCAGGCAGCTTTTTGCGCAGACTGTGCTGTATTGAATTCAGCAATCAGTGTTGCTTCCTTGGCCTTCGCGGCTTTGAAATGCCTTTCCTTGACATGACCATAACCGCGTATGTCTTCAGGGATGCTGGCAATCGCTACTGCCTTGGACAAATTATCTGCATTCAATAAAGGAAGCAACTTGTTCAAAGTTTGTTTGTACTCGACTGGCAAGGCACGTTCCATCCTGCGTTCTTCGGTGTAACCGAAAATATCAAAGGTACCGCCACGCAGGGACTTGAACTTGGCCATCAAACCGAATGCCTTCATCATCCATGGGCCAAACTGTTGCTTGATCAAATGACCCTTGTCATCACGCTTGGCCAGCAATGGCGGCGCGAGGTGGAAGTTGATGGCGTAGTCACCTTCAAACATGTCGGCAATTTTCTTTTGGAACTTGCCGTCAGTGTACAGACGTGCGACTTCATATTCGTCTTTGTAGGCCATCAGTTTGAACAGATATTTCGCGACCGCTTCAGTCAGGCGCAAAGGCTTGTTGCCATCGACGAGTTTGCTTTCTGCTGCTTTGACTTGCGCAACAAACTCCCTGTACTGGCTGGCATAAGCTGCATCCTGATAATCGGTCAGGAAAGCCACGCGCTTGTTGATGGTGTCATCCAGTGTCGGAGCGCGTTTCAGTTCTATGACTTGTGCCGGTGTCACCAGACGTTGTACAGCTGCCAGATCATGTGCAGCAAGGCGACCCCAGTTGAATGCCTGCTTGTTGAAGTCGATAGATACACCATTGAGTTCTATCGCACGCATCAAGGCGACTTCTTCCAGCGGTACCCAGCCTTTTTGCCAGGAATAGCCTAGGATGAACATATTGGTCGCAATGTTGTCACCCATCAGCGCAGTAGCAATTGACGCAGCATCGATCAGATCGACACGGTCAGCGCCACAGGCTTTGCGGATATCATTCTCTGCCGATTCAGCCGGGAATTGCCAGTTAGGATTCTTGATGAAGGTAGAAGTTGGCGAACCATTGGCATTGATGGCGGCGTGGGTACGGCCCTCCCCCATGCGTGACAAGGCATCCTTGCCAGCCGTCACGATCAGGTCACAGCCTATGACCAGATCAGCCATGCCTGTACCTACGCGTGTCGATTGTATATCGTCGGCCTTGTCAGCCAGGCGCACGTGTGACATCACCGCGCCGCCTTTTTGCGCCAAGCCTGTCATGTCCAGCACGGAACAGGCTTTGCCCTGCAAATGCGCCGCCATGGCCATGATCTGGCCTATGGTGATGACGCCAGTACCACCAACGCCAGTGACCAGTACGCCGAAAGGTGTTTTGGTATCAGGCAGGGCTGGATAAGGCAGGGCATTCACGTCGAGTGCATTGCCGGGTTCTATCTTGGTTTTTGCCGGTTTCTTGAGTTTGCCACCTTCTACGGTGACAAAGCTGGGGCAGAAACCTGTGACGCAGGAAAAATCCTTGTTGCAGGAAGACTGGTTGATCTGGCGCTTGCGGCCGAATTCGGTTTCCAGTGGCTCGACTGACAGGCAGTTCGATTGCACTGAGCAATCGCCACAACCTTCACACACAGCTTCATTGATGACTGCACGTTTGGCAGGGTCAGGGAAACCAGGTTTGCCATCCTTGTCGATTTTTTTCCTGCGGCGGCGTTTTTCAGAGGCGCAGGTCTGATCATAAATCATCGCAGAGACGCCCTTGGCCACGCGCAGTTCACGTTGCACGGCATCAAGCTCGCTACGGTGGCGCACGGTGACACCAGCAGCCCATGGATAATTCGCACCATATTTTTCTGGCTCGTCAGTGACGACGATGATAGGGCCTACGCCTTCAGCAGCGATCTGGCGCGAGATCATGCCTGGGTCCAGCGGGCCATCGAATTCCTGTCCACCTGTCATGGCGACAGCGTCATTGAACAGTATCTTGTAAGTGATATTGACTTCACCGGATACCGCAGCGCGTATCGCCAGCAAACCCGAGTGATAATAAGTACCATCACCCAGATTACAGAACACATGGTTCTCAGTCGTGAATGGTGCCTGGCCTACCCAGGTCACGCCTTCAGCGCCCATGTGGGTAAATGTAGAGGTTTCGCGGTCCATCCAGGTCACCATGTAATGGCAACCGATACCGGCCAGGGCACGGCTGCCCTCGGGTACTTTGGTGGAGGTGTTATGCGGGCAGCCGGAACAGAAATGCGGTACACGGTCTTTGTTAGGGTCAGGCTTGGAAACGGTATTGAGCATCGCTTCCTTGGCTTCCAGATAAGCCACGCGTTCTTTCACGCGTTGCTCTACCGGGTGACCGGCGAAGTAGCGGCTGATACGCGAGGCAATCGCACGGGCGATCTGTGCCGGGCTCAGTTCATAAGTCGCGGGCAGCAGCCATTCACCATGGCCAGAACCATGCAGGTTGCTCCACTCGCCACTGTCATCGAACTTGCCAACCACGCGTGGGCGGACTTTGTCTTCCCAGTTGTACAGCTCTTCTTTCAAAGCGTATTCAAGGATCTGGCGTTTTTCTTCAACCACCAGGATTTCTTCCAGGCCGGTAGCGAATTCGCGTACGCCTTCAGATTCCAGCGGCCAGGTCAGGCCTATCTTGTACAGGCGTATGCCTATGTCCTTGGCAACCTGTTCATCGATGCCCAGGTCGGCCAGTGACTGACGGGTGTCGAGGTAGGATTTACCGGCAGTGATGATGCCTATCCTGGCATGTGGGCTGTCCCAGATGATTTTATTGAGCTTGTTGGCACGCGCATAGGCCAGCGCCGCATACCATTTGTAGTTATTCATGCGGATTTCTTGCGCCAGCACCGGGTCTGGTGTGCGGATGTTCACACCATCGGCAGGCAAGACAAAATCTGCTGGAATGATAGGTCGCACGCGGTCTGGATCGATATCAACGACAGCACCGGATTCAACAATGTCAGTCACGCATTTCATCGATACCCACAGGCCGGTATAGCGCGACATGGCGATGCCGTGCAGGCCATAATCCAGATACTCTTGTACGGTAGATGGATACAACACCGGGATACCGCAGGCTTTGAGGATATGTTCACTCTGATGCGCTGCTGTGGAAGACTTGGCAGCATGGTCATCACCAGCCACGACCAGTACACCACCGTGTTTTGAAGTACCTGCCAGATTCGCATGCTTGAACACGTCACCACAACGATCTACACCCGGGCCCTTGCCGTACCACATGGCAAACACACCATCATATTTAGCGCCAGGGAACATATTCACCTGTTGCGTACCCCAGACTGTTGTAGCCGCCAGATCTTCATTCACGCCCGGGTGAAATTTGACGTGGTGTTTGGCCAGATGTTTTTTCGCCTTGGCAGCAGTCAGATCGACGTTACCCAGAGGTGAGCCACGATAACCGCTGATATAGCCGCCGGTATTGAGACCCGCTTTTTCATCGGCCTGGCGCTGCAACATCATCAGGCGTATCAGGGCCTGGGTGCCGGTCATGAAAGCGCGGCCGCGCTCCAGCGTGAATTTATCGTCGAGGGAAATATTGTTGTCGATCAGCGCCTGCTGCTCGGCTTTGTGGGGTGCATTCATGGGGTCTCCGTGCTTTTTTATCGTTTGGCAATGGTGTGCGCAACAAAACAGAATCACCTTGTGAGTGAATCATATACTTATTAGTGTAGCTTGGTATCGTAATGGGTATGCGATCTCAAGCTACCATGATACGGGTCGCACATTAACATGCTGTATTGCCAGTCCCAATGGACAGTACCTCACAAAAAGACCAGTACAGTATGACTGACACTTTCCCAAAGTGTACTGGCCGGTCTGGATACAATCAAAATTTTGCTTTTTATGTATTTGATTTCTATCGTATCAATGACTGGAATCTGGGAAAATAGGTTTTATTAAAAGCAGCCACAAGATAGACAGGGACTGCGCCGCAGGGGCAATTTTGCATCAGACCACAAAGGCAAGGAAAATCATGTCCGGGAACAAAGCAACACTGATAGATAAGATCATGTATCCCTGCACAGTCTTGATGAGCAAACTCAGTTTGCGCACCAAGTTACTGGGTATATTTATTATTTTGCTACTGCCTTTGTTGTTTTTTGCCAGCCTTTCCCTGAACCAGATACGAACTGATGCCATCAATGCCCACAGCGGCCTGGACGGTGTGGAGGCAAATGGCCTGATCATGAACGTAGTCATCCAGACCCAAAAGCACCGTGGCCAGGTCAATCTCAAGCTTGCCGGAGATAAGCTGGATGATGATCTGGCAAAAACCCGGACTGAGCTGAAAAACAGCCTGGCCCAGCTCGACCAGTTCTTGCTTAATCATGCAGACCTGGGCCTGCAAGGGCCGTGGAAAGCCAGTGCTGATGAACTGCAGCAACTGGCTGCAGGCCAGACTGCCACCAATGTCAAAGACAACGTCGCCCAGCACAGCCGCCTGATCAGGCAAAGCCTGCAATTCTCTGCCCTGCTCAGTGAAAAGACCGGCTTGCTGACGGATACCCAGAGCGCCAACTTTCTGTTGCTGGATATCTCCCTGCGCAAGTTACCTGTATGGATAGAACATGTGGCGCTGTTGCGCGGCCTGGGTGCCAGTTATATCAAGACAGGGTCTATGGAGTTCCCGGAAAAAGCGGGATTGATCTCGCGCCTTGATGCCTTGCAGGCAGCGATGAATGGGGTGACTGATCTCGATGAGGCGATGAAACGGGCTGGTGTTGATGTCAGCACTGCAGAACAGGCAGCCATCGAAGCAGCCCAGACCTTTGCCGCACTCGCCAGGAAAAACCTGCTGGCAGAAAGCATCAGTGGTGATGCCAGTGCCTATTTTGCCCAAGGCACGCAAGCCATAGAGAAAACCCTGGCATTACAGACCCAGATGCTGGCCAAACTGACAGGCATGTTAAGAGACCGCAGCAGCCAGATGGAGTTGTATCAAAACCTGGTCAGCCTGGGCACGGGGGTAATCGTCATCCTCAGTTGCTATCTGGCGCTGGGGTTTTACCGTGGCTTCATGTCTGCCCTGAACCAGGTCGGGCGCTCTGCCCATGCAGTAGCCGCTGGTGACCTGACCAATCATATACGCATCACCGGCAAGGATGAACTGGCAAAAACCGGTAACTTGCTCGATAGCATGAATGGCAACTTGTCCAGACTGGTGGCGAATGTGCGCAGCAATGCCAGCATGGTGGCGCAACTCGGTGAGGGCCTGGCGACCAATATCAATGACCTGACCGTCAGGACTGAGCAACAGGCATCAAGCCTGGAAGAAACATCGGCCAGCGTCGATGACCTCGCAGATACCGTCAAAAAGAATGCAGACAGTGCCAGGGCAGTCGATAACCTGGCAGCAAATCTGCGCCTGATCACAGAATCGACAGGTGACGACATGCGTGCTGCCGTCGATTCCATGAATGGCATACACCAGAGCGCCCGCAAGGTGCAGGAAATTGTCAGCCTTATCGATGGCATTTCTTTCCAGACCGATATCCTGGCCCTGAATGCGGCGGTGGAAGCCTCGCGCGCGGGTGAGCATGGCCGTGGCTTCGCCGTCGTTGCCAGCGAAGTGCGCAGTCTGGCGCAGCGTAGCGCTGATTCTGCCCGCCAGATCAGGCGCCTGATTGATGATTCTGTGCACAGGGTGGATCAGGGTGTGAACCAGATCAGCAATGTCAACCAGACCCTGAGCGAGATAGTCACCGGCATCCGTGACCTGGCAAATAACATCAATGCCATCTCTGTGGCATCAAGCGAGCAAAGCAATGGCCTGTCACAAATCTCAGAAGCCTTGCGCCATCTGGATGATATTACACAAAGCAATGCGCAGATGGCGGAGCAGGCCAAACATGCTTCCATCAGTCTTGACGAGCGTGCCCACGCATTAACCAGGTCAGTCTCGGCCTTCAAACTGCTGCAAGGAACGGCAGATGAAGCCTATGCCCTGGTCAAAAAAGCTGTGCCTCTTTACCATTCCAGGGGCAGGTCTGCCCTGCAAATCATCACAGCCGATGCTGAAAAGCAGTATGCAGACCGCGACATGTATGTGTTTGCCTTTGACCGTCATGGTCAATATCTGGCTTTTGCAGGTAATGCCGCCAAACTCAAGGTCAACCTGTTTCATGTCGATGGCCTGGATGGCCGCAAGCTTGTCAGTGATGCATTTTCCCTCCCCGCAACTGGCGGCTGGGTCAGTTACACCATTGTCAATCCCGTCTCCAAAAAGACGGAAGCAAAGATCTCTTATATAGAGGCAGTAGAGGATAATCTGGTGCTTGGCTGTGGCGTGTATCAGGTTGAGTAAGGCATGGAATGCCATGACCTGTGCTGTCTGAGGCTATAATCGCAGCATGAAACTCAAATTCACCAAAATGCATGGCGCTGGTAATGATTTTGTCGTTATCGATGCGATTAACCAGCACATCAATTTCACTCCTGCCCAGTGGCGGCTGATTGCTGACCGCCGCTTTGGCATAGGGGCAGACCAGATCCTGGTGGTAGAACGACCAGAAAGCCAGGACGTCGATTTTCGCTACCGTATCTATAACGCCGATGGTGGCGAAGTCGAACAATGTGGCAATGGCTCGCGCGCTTTCGTGCAGTTTGTCATCGAAAAAGGCCTGACCGACAAATCGACCATACGTGTGCAGACCATGTCCGGCATCATAGAGCCGCGCATGGGGGCAGATGGCAAAATCACGGTCAATATGGGCGCACCCATACTGGAAGCAGCGCAGGTACCATTCAATGCCGAAGGTCTGGAGTCCAGGCCTGAAGGACATGACAGCTTGTGGCCACTGGACATCAATGGCAAACAGGTCTGGATTTCTGCCATTTCCATGGGTAATCCGCATGCAGTGCAGGTGGTAGCCTCGGTCGATGACTTCCCGGTCGCTGCTGATGGCCCGCTGATAGAGCATCACCCTCGCTTCCCGCGCCGCGTCAATGCTGGCTTCATGGAGGTTGTGGATCGCCAGCACATACGCCTGCGCGTGTTTGAACGCGGTGCCGGAGAAACCCTGGCCTGTGGTACCGGTGCCTGTGCCGCTGCTGTAGCTGGCCTGCGCCGGGGCTTGCTGGATAGCCCGGTACGTGTCAGCATGCGCGGTGGTGAACTTTCGATCGCCTGGGAGGGTGAAGGCCAGCCAGTATTCCTCAGCGGTCCGGCAGTGACCGTCTTTGAAGGCGAAATTAATTTAACAGAAACATAATGAATTCCACTGATATCGCCACCTACCTGATACAGCATCCGCATTTTTTTGAAGAACATGCAGAATTGCTGGGTTCCATCAAACTGACCAGCCCTGTCATGGGGCGTGCCATTTCCTTGCAGGAAAGGCAAATGGAAGTCGTACGCGAAAAATATCGCAGCCTGGAATTGCGCATGGCAGACTTGCTGCGCATCGCCGAAGAAAACCATGACATCAGCCAAAAGTTCCAGAGCTGGACGCGCGCGCTGCTGCTGGCCCGCAATGACGTCGATTTACCCCATGTACTGACCCAGGGTTTGCAGGATATCTTCGACCTGCCGCATGCGACCCTGCGCCTGTGGGGTGTGGCTGAGGATTTTGCCCATACCTGGTTTGCCAGCAGCACCAGCGATGATGCACAGTTGTTTGCCAAGGGCCTGACCACGCCTTATTGTGGCAAGAACCATGATTTTGAAGCGGCAGGCTGGATAGAGACAGAGCAGCCGGTTGAATCACTGGCCATGCTGCCTTTGCGTTTGTCTGGTAATGGTCCGACTTTTGGTTTGCTGGTACTGGGTTCACCCGACCCCAACCGCTATACCAAGGACATGGCAACAGATTTCCTCAGCAAGATTGCAGATACCAGCAGTGCTGCACTGAGCTGCCTGGTGGATATTTAGCCCAGATTAAGCATGACATGAATACGCAAGACGATTATCTGAGTCTTTATCTGGAAGTCTTGCGTAGTCAAAGACAATTATCGCAACACACGCTGGACAGTTACCTGCTGGATTTACGCGAGCTCATCAAGCTCGCAGAACAGGCCGGGAAAACCGACCTGGCCAGCCTGACTACCCATCACATACGCCGCTTCGCTGCCCAAATGCATGCTGATGGACAAAACGCCCGCAGCATTGCCCGCAAACTGTCGAGCTGGCGTGGCTTTTACCGCTGGCTGACAGAAGAACGCGATCTGGCCGCTAATCCGGTTGAAGGCGTGCGCGCTCCCAAGAAAAGCAAACCTCTGCCCAAAGCCCTGGGGGCAGATGATGCGGTGCGCCTGGTAGCCCACAAGGGCGGTGACCAGCCTACTGCGCGCGCCAACCGTGCGATGTTCGAGCTCCTGTATTCCAGTGGTTTACGGGTATCTGAGCTTGCAAGCCTGGATGTCGCGGCTGTCACAGAATCAGGCTATAGCTCGGCGGGCTGGGTAGATATGCAGGAAGC
This is a stretch of genomic DNA from Undibacterium sp. KW1. It encodes these proteins:
- a CDS encoding glutathione S-transferase family protein, with the translated sequence MIEVHHLKESRSRRITWLLEELGLDYTVISYDRDPKTRLAPPELQKIHPLGKAPVVRDKDQTLIESGAIIDYLIRTYGNGRLAPAMGTTDYNRYVQFLHYAEGSAMLPLLLKLYVGRLGDAGAPLHPRINGEIANHFSYLNAELEDRDYFVGDSLTGADIQLSFAVQSAVRGAGCEAFPNLTRFVDMVAARPAYQKAVEKYSE
- a CDS encoding reverse transcriptase family protein — encoded protein: MDNPKQVALAIADALLAGECSHIALMKNMSWVLGRKWPWIPSLCQKIEQHAGPHFYHYSRHEMAALILDDHGYSSAWRDGEKPQIKQYCLQPAIAPEKPAWLQALALPEFNNSADLAKHLNLTVNELAWFADQWRQDAQAAPQLGHYHYRWLEKASGGWRLLEIPKSRLRHIQRKILQQILNKVPPHAAAQAFQHGRSSISHATQHTGKRVVVRLDLKDFFTSIPGSRLHALFTKLGYPEKVAGTLARLCSNRTPTAIVKDKTRCPFAQVSSAHLLRSPHLPQGAATSPALANLCAYRLDIRLQALADSMQASYSRYADDLTFSGDEEFEQSLQRFIPQVATIVLEEGFVLNYKKTRIMRASTRQQVTGIVVNNHCNIKRSDFDTLKAILTNCLRHNPASQNREGHANFRAHLAGKLAYMRMINPARTAKLQTLFEQINWSDTPVMT
- a CDS encoding DUF423 domain-containing protein — translated: MQARSFIATAAILMFIGVAAGAFGAHGLKQMLSADMLAIWQTAVTYQMVHGLGMLALGIMLQQQDNALLRKAAWAMLAGIIIFSGSLYALALTGIRILGAITPIGGVAFLAGWTMLAWAAIRR
- a CDS encoding peptidylprolyl isomerase — encoded protein: MIKKFLCLTFFLFTATSAVAQSRYAIIETSEGNIKIELNARQSPKTVAAFIKYVKAGVYKNSIIHRAVKDFLIQGGELAKATESGGNISLRADFALPIFAPEVKNGLKNQRGTIAMSTTKVGNRVSVPTGFFINLKDNQFLDYYLYEKETMVPTLAGPQLAPAGTEISGYAVFGRVVEGMAVADQIAQTAVEVRNSYEHMPVQEIVIKQIRLSDK
- a CDS encoding indolepyruvate ferredoxin oxidoreductase family protein: MNAPHKAEQQALIDNNISLDDKFTLERGRAFMTGTQALIRLMMLQRQADEKAGLNTGGYISGYRGSPLGNVDLTAAKAKKHLAKHHVKFHPGVNEDLAATTVWGTQQVNMFPGAKYDGVFAMWYGKGPGVDRCGDVFKHANLAGTSKHGGVLVVAGDDHAAKSSTAAHQSEHILKACGIPVLYPSTVQEYLDYGLHGIAMSRYTGLWVSMKCVTDIVESGAVVDIDPDRVRPIIPADFVLPADGVNIRTPDPVLAQEIRMNNYKWYAALAYARANKLNKIIWDSPHARIGIITAGKSYLDTRQSLADLGIDEQVAKDIGIRLYKIGLTWPLESEGVREFATGLEEILVVEEKRQILEYALKEELYNWEDKVRPRVVGKFDDSGEWSNLHGSGHGEWLLPATYELSPAQIARAIASRISRYFAGHPVEQRVKERVAYLEAKEAMLNTVSKPDPNKDRVPHFCSGCPHNTSTKVPEGSRALAGIGCHYMVTWMDRETSTFTHMGAEGVTWVGQAPFTTENHVFCNLGDGTYYHSGLLAIRAAVSGEVNITYKILFNDAVAMTGGQEFDGPLDPGMISRQIAAEGVGPIIVVTDEPEKYGANYPWAAGVTVRHRSELDAVQRELRVAKGVSAMIYDQTCASEKRRRRKKIDKDGKPGFPDPAKRAVINEAVCEGCGDCSVQSNCLSVEPLETEFGRKRQINQSSCNKDFSCVTGFCPSFVTVEGGKLKKPAKTKIEPGNALDVNALPYPALPDTKTPFGVLVTGVGGTGVITIGQIMAMAAHLQGKACSVLDMTGLAQKGGAVMSHVRLADKADDIQSTRVGTGMADLVIGCDLIVTAGKDALSRMGEGRTHAAINANGSPTSTFIKNPNWQFPAESAENDIRKACGADRVDLIDAASIATALMGDNIATNMFILGYSWQKGWVPLEEVALMRAIELNGVSIDFNKQAFNWGRLAAHDLAAVQRLVTPAQVIELKRAPTLDDTINKRVAFLTDYQDAAYASQYREFVAQVKAAESKLVDGNKPLRLTEAVAKYLFKLMAYKDEYEVARLYTDGKFQKKIADMFEGDYAINFHLAPPLLAKRDDKGHLIKQQFGPWMMKAFGLMAKFKSLRGGTFDIFGYTEERRMERALPVEYKQTLNKLLPLLNADNLSKAVAIASIPEDIRGYGHVKERHFKAAKAKEATLIAEFNTAQSAQKAA